A single genomic interval of Zobellia nedashkovskayae harbors:
- a CDS encoding SDR family oxidoreductase, which produces MDLNLKGKVVVISGAAGKEGSIGETILQRLAEEGAIPAVIDRNARGFGYVEAIQKKGIDAIFCQTDVTNPDQIESAVKTIAKKYGRIDVVINNVGVNDGVGLDASYEEFMDSLKLNMVSYFLIVKHALPFLIKSKGNILNIGSKVALTGQGRTSGYAASKGGVLGLTREWAVDLIKHDIRSNAIIIAESWTPSYDTWIRTLPNGEEKLQSIVKKIPLENRMTSTNEIADTCLFTISDRSSHTTGQFIFVDGGYVHLDRSLLTED; this is translated from the coding sequence ATGGATTTAAATTTAAAAGGAAAAGTAGTCGTAATTAGCGGAGCTGCCGGAAAGGAAGGAAGTATAGGAGAAACCATCCTACAACGTTTAGCAGAAGAAGGTGCTATACCAGCTGTCATTGATCGTAACGCCCGTGGTTTTGGTTACGTTGAGGCTATTCAGAAAAAAGGCATCGATGCAATCTTTTGCCAGACCGATGTAACCAATCCTGACCAGATTGAAAGTGCCGTAAAAACAATTGCCAAAAAATATGGCCGTATAGACGTAGTCATAAATAACGTTGGTGTTAATGATGGTGTTGGTCTGGATGCTAGCTACGAGGAGTTTATGGATTCTCTTAAACTGAATATGGTGAGCTATTTTCTTATTGTAAAACATGCACTACCCTTCCTTATAAAATCAAAAGGAAACATTTTGAACATTGGTTCCAAAGTGGCCTTAACCGGGCAAGGCAGAACCTCAGGTTATGCTGCTTCTAAAGGTGGTGTTTTAGGTCTTACGCGTGAGTGGGCCGTAGACTTAATTAAACATGACATTCGTTCTAACGCAATTATAATTGCCGAAAGTTGGACGCCATCTTACGACACATGGATTAGAACATTGCCAAATGGGGAAGAAAAACTACAGTCTATTGTAAAGAAAATTCCTTTGGAAAATAGAATGACCAGTACGAATGAAATAGCGGATACTTGTTTATTCACTATTTCGGATAGGTCTTCGCATACTACTGGTCAGTTTATTTTTGTAGACGGCGGATATGTACATCTGGACCGTTCTTTATTGACTGAAGATTAA
- the fucP gene encoding L-fucose:H+ symporter permease, whose amino-acid sequence MTKNTKIPVVPTNLLVPFIAATSIFALWGFANDLTNPMVSAFKKVMILSNEEAYNVQFAFYFGYGVMAIPAALFIRKFSYKSGLLLGLALYALGAILFYPAAENGSYTYFLISLFVITCGLGFLETTSNPLILSMGDKETATQRLNLAQSFNPIGSLTGMLIAKFVVLDRILSADYADSSEIVALGAEKAAEIKAFDLNIISGPYIAVGVFVALVFLVIWKTKIPAMVMGDHLSIKESLDRIFKSKTFVLGVVAQMFYVGAQIMCWTAIFQLVEYLNESQNLGVDATWWNITAMVSFVVTRFIGTALMKKINPAKMLAYFGLAAALMCAGIIMTSGILSLVFLVFVSVFMSIMFPTIYGLALKDMGEEAKLASSGLIMAIVGGAFLPKLQASIMDFGDTVNGQEVFGDKIAGNITEIHFSFLLPMICLLFVAFYGMYAYKVTKTKIA is encoded by the coding sequence ATGACAAAAAACACCAAAATACCTGTAGTACCAACGAACTTGCTGGTACCCTTCATAGCTGCAACCTCTATTTTTGCGCTTTGGGGTTTTGCCAACGATTTGACCAATCCAATGGTTTCTGCCTTTAAAAAAGTAATGATTCTCTCTAATGAAGAAGCTTACAACGTACAGTTCGCATTTTATTTCGGGTATGGTGTAATGGCGATTCCCGCCGCATTGTTCATTCGTAAATTCAGTTATAAATCAGGATTATTGCTTGGTTTGGCACTCTATGCATTAGGTGCCATTCTATTTTATCCTGCAGCTGAAAACGGTTCTTACACCTATTTTCTAATCTCCCTTTTTGTAATCACTTGTGGTTTGGGTTTTTTGGAAACTACTTCCAATCCCTTAATTCTTTCCATGGGAGACAAGGAAACAGCTACACAGAGATTGAATTTGGCGCAATCCTTCAACCCAATTGGCTCACTAACAGGTATGCTTATTGCCAAATTTGTAGTATTGGACAGAATACTCTCAGCAGATTATGCAGATAGTTCTGAAATTGTAGCACTCGGAGCAGAAAAAGCCGCAGAGATAAAGGCTTTTGATTTAAATATTATAAGCGGTCCCTACATTGCAGTAGGTGTTTTTGTAGCCTTAGTATTCTTGGTTATTTGGAAAACTAAAATACCGGCCATGGTCATGGGAGACCATTTATCCATTAAAGAATCTTTAGACCGTATTTTTAAGAGCAAAACTTTTGTACTGGGTGTAGTAGCGCAAATGTTCTATGTAGGTGCTCAGATTATGTGCTGGACAGCCATTTTTCAATTGGTAGAATATTTAAACGAATCACAAAATTTAGGAGTAGATGCTACCTGGTGGAACATTACTGCCATGGTATCTTTTGTTGTTACCCGCTTTATTGGTACGGCATTGATGAAAAAAATAAATCCCGCTAAAATGTTAGCCTATTTTGGTCTGGCCGCTGCACTAATGTGTGCTGGTATCATAATGACCTCTGGCATACTAAGCTTGGTGTTTTTAGTATTTGTTTCTGTATTCATGTCCATCATGTTCCCTACTATCTACGGTCTTGCACTTAAGGATATGGGTGAAGAAGCCAAACTGGCTTCATCCGGACTTATTATGGCCATTGTAGGAGGTGCTTTTTTACCAAAGCTACAAGCTAGTATAATGGATTTTGGAGATACCGTAAACGGACAAGAAGTTTTTGGCGACAAAATAGCAGGAAACATTACAGAAATTCATTTTTCGTTCTTGTTGCCTATGATATGTCTTCTTTTTGTTGCATTTTACGGCATGTACGCTTATAAAGTAACCAAAACTAAAATTGCTTAA
- a CDS encoding L-rhamnose mutarotase, producing the protein MQTKRYCYSCDLKDDPKLIAEYKEYHAAGNARPAITKSIKDAGIVDMQIFLTGNRMFMIMEVDETFDAKRKADMDASNPAVQEWEQLMWKYQQGLPWAKNGEKWIELERIFKL; encoded by the coding sequence ATGCAAACAAAAAGATATTGTTACTCTTGTGATCTTAAAGACGATCCTAAACTTATTGCTGAATACAAAGAATACCATGCTGCCGGTAACGCCAGACCAGCTATAACTAAAAGCATTAAAGATGCCGGTATTGTAGATATGCAGATTTTCCTGACCGGAAACCGCATGTTTATGATTATGGAAGTTGATGAAACATTTGATGCGAAAAGAAAAGCTGATATGGATGCCAGCAACCCAGCTGTACAAGAATGGGAGCAGCTGATGTGGAAGTACCAACAAGGTCTTCCTTGGGCTAAAAATGGAGAAAAATGGATTGAATTAGAGCGTATTTTTAAACTCTAA
- a CDS encoding sulfatase family protein has protein sequence MRYKKNNVLYALLLLIVFSSCKEEKAVITEKKPNIIYIMADDHTTQGFGIYGSRLAKLNPTPTLDKIAMEGIIFDNCFVSNSICTPSRAAIITGQNSQLNGVLDLDGRIEPARQFLPIEMKKLGYQTAVVGKWHLKEEPAAFDYYKVLPGQGKYFDPEFRVRGDKPWPKNTVETKGHSSDMVTDISLDWLKNERDPNKPFFLVHQFKAPHDDFENAPRYEEYLEDTFIPEPESLYERGNNGSIATRGNNDSLTRIIGSSVSHRNLIRNQAMNIYVDSSIHRAYRDADKIRPEEYVKWEMDDEEKKYTSKVYQDYVKKYLRCVKGVDDNVKRLMGYLEAAGLMDNTIIVYTGDQGFMLGEHDFIDKRWMYEESMRMPFFVRYPEKIKAGTRTDAIINNTDFAPTLIELAGGSTPDYMQGKSFKAILETGEEPADWQKSTYYRYWMHMAHRHQNPAHFGVRTKDHKLIFFYGKYYVDTSDPNAKWDKENWGNDFDTDTPAAWEFYDLKKDPKEMNNAYADPEYAETIAELKKELLKLRKDLNETDEKYPHIQKVIDEHWED, from the coding sequence ATGCGCTACAAAAAGAACAATGTACTGTATGCTCTTTTGTTGCTTATTGTGTTTTCTTCTTGTAAAGAAGAGAAGGCGGTAATCACCGAAAAAAAACCGAATATCATTTACATTATGGCCGATGACCATACTACCCAAGGTTTTGGAATCTATGGTAGCCGGTTGGCAAAATTGAACCCTACACCAACATTGGATAAGATTGCCATGGAAGGTATCATCTTTGACAATTGCTTCGTAAGTAATTCAATCTGTACACCTAGTCGCGCAGCGATTATTACGGGTCAGAACTCCCAATTAAACGGAGTTTTAGATTTGGATGGTCGTATTGAACCAGCTCGCCAGTTTCTTCCAATTGAAATGAAAAAATTAGGTTACCAAACCGCTGTTGTTGGTAAATGGCACCTAAAGGAAGAGCCTGCAGCTTTTGACTATTACAAGGTTTTACCTGGTCAAGGAAAATATTTTGATCCTGAGTTCAGGGTTCGTGGTGATAAGCCATGGCCAAAGAATACGGTAGAAACAAAAGGACATTCTTCTGACATGGTTACCGATATTTCTTTGGATTGGTTAAAGAACGAAAGAGACCCTAACAAACCTTTCTTTTTAGTGCATCAGTTTAAAGCACCTCATGATGATTTTGAAAATGCTCCTCGTTACGAAGAGTATTTGGAAGATACCTTTATTCCAGAACCAGAAAGTTTGTACGAAAGAGGAAACAACGGTTCTATTGCCACACGTGGTAATAACGATTCTTTAACGAGAATAATAGGTTCATCTGTATCGCACAGAAACTTGATTCGTAACCAGGCAATGAACATTTATGTAGATAGCTCAATCCACCGCGCTTACCGTGATGCGGATAAAATTCGCCCTGAAGAGTATGTGAAGTGGGAGATGGATGATGAAGAAAAAAAATATACCAGTAAAGTATACCAAGATTATGTAAAGAAATATTTACGTTGTGTAAAAGGTGTTGATGATAACGTAAAACGTTTGATGGGTTATTTAGAGGCTGCAGGTCTTATGGACAATACTATAATTGTTTATACCGGAGATCAAGGTTTTATGCTTGGTGAACATGATTTTATTGATAAAAGATGGATGTATGAAGAATCTATGCGAATGCCTTTCTTTGTTCGTTACCCTGAAAAAATAAAAGCAGGAACCCGCACCGATGCTATAATCAATAATACAGATTTTGCACCTACGCTTATTGAATTGGCTGGCGGAAGCACGCCTGATTATATGCAAGGAAAAAGCTTTAAAGCAATCCTAGAAACAGGCGAGGAGCCGGCAGATTGGCAGAAGTCCACTTACTACAGGTATTGGATGCACATGGCACACCGTCATCAAAATCCAGCTCACTTTGGAGTGCGCACCAAAGATCACAAGCTTATCTTTTTCTATGGAAAGTACTATGTTGACACGAGTGATCCAAATGCAAAATGGGATAAAGAAAACTGGGGTAATGATTTTGATACGGATACACCTGCAGCGTGGGAGTTTTATGATTTAAAGAAAGACCCTAAGGAAATGAACAATGCATATGCTGATCCTGAGTATGCAGAAACTATAGCCGAATTGAAGAAGGAATTATTGAAACTCCGTAAAGATTTGAATGAGACAGATGAAAAATATCCACACATTCAAAAAGTTATAGACGAACATTGGGAAGATTAA
- a CDS encoding NHL repeat-containing protein, whose amino-acid sequence MTKRRSFLKKSVLGAAALSTASSFGFNILKKSVMEEQIIGHGDFKYKVVKDWAKMSVAHNPILNCHEMQMDSKGRLIMLGDHTDNNILVFDKSGKLLDYWGTRYPGGHGLTLHDEGGEDMLYVVDCGWFVDRTGKWSKQAGIVSKTTVDGRLLFNLPDPHTIGVYTQEQEYLPTETAIGPNGDIYVADGYGSDFILQFNHKGEFIRKWGGHDNSDKNYNLHNAHGVAVDYRDKQNPVLIVTSRSDKSFKFFTLDGKFIKTVELPGAYVCRPVLDDDNVYAGVCWSENKQGNRFNDSGFVTIMDGENKVVSNPGGDAPEYKNGKLQQMYQSKNAVFNHGHDVFVDEDKNLYVCQWNANRTAPIKLERV is encoded by the coding sequence ATGACCAAAAGAAGAAGTTTTCTTAAAAAATCTGTCTTAGGCGCTGCTGCTTTGTCAACTGCATCATCTTTCGGTTTTAATATTTTGAAGAAAAGTGTAATGGAAGAACAAATTATAGGTCATGGTGATTTTAAGTATAAAGTGGTTAAAGACTGGGCGAAAATGTCAGTAGCTCATAACCCTATATTAAACTGTCACGAAATGCAGATGGACAGTAAGGGGAGGCTTATTATGTTAGGAGACCATACGGATAACAATATTTTAGTTTTTGATAAATCTGGAAAATTACTTGATTATTGGGGTACACGTTATCCTGGAGGGCACGGGCTTACACTTCATGATGAAGGTGGTGAGGACATGTTATACGTTGTGGACTGCGGGTGGTTTGTAGACCGTACTGGTAAATGGAGTAAACAAGCCGGTATTGTAAGTAAGACCACCGTTGATGGGCGACTTTTATTCAATTTACCTGATCCACATACCATTGGTGTTTATACCCAAGAGCAAGAATATTTGCCCACAGAAACAGCAATAGGTCCTAATGGGGATATCTATGTTGCTGATGGTTATGGTTCTGACTTTATTCTTCAATTTAATCATAAAGGAGAGTTTATTCGTAAATGGGGTGGTCACGATAACAGTGATAAAAATTACAATTTACATAACGCTCACGGTGTAGCGGTAGATTACCGAGACAAACAAAATCCAGTTTTAATTGTTACTTCACGTTCAGATAAAAGCTTTAAATTTTTCACTTTAGATGGTAAGTTTATTAAAACCGTAGAATTGCCAGGAGCTTATGTTTGTAGACCGGTTCTAGATGATGATAACGTATATGCAGGTGTATGTTGGTCAGAGAACAAACAGGGTAACCGTTTTAACGATTCTGGTTTTGTAACCATTATGGACGGCGAGAACAAAGTAGTTTCTAACCCTGGAGGAGATGCCCCAGAATATAAAAATGGTAAACTTCAGCAAATGTATCAGTCCAAAAATGCTGTTTTTAACCACGGGCACGATGTTTTTGTTGATGAGGATAAGAATCTTTACGTATGCCAATGGAACGCTAACAGAACAGCGCCTATTAAATTAGAAAGGGTGTAA
- a CDS encoding DUF1501 domain-containing protein, with the protein MCNNHEHSKLTSTNPDFQKIEKQLNRRHFLKQTSLGIGAMALGSLLGAEKAFAGIGKESTEEEILKVYNKNRLGLPHHAPKAKRIIYLFQSGGPSQMDLFDYKPKLSDMFGQELPPSVISGQRLTGMSGSQSTLPIAPSTFKFNQYGESRAWVSDAMPYLSEVVDDLCFIKSMQTDQINHTPAITFMQTGNQLPGRPAIGSWLSYGLGSDNENLPTFIALVSKNGKGQPLKASLWGNGFLPTEHQGVQFRSGKDPVLYLSDPENYDGNDRRDMLDYLKHLNELQTDAYGDPEIQSRMSQYEMAFKMQTSIPEVTDLTNEPEYIFDMYGEDSRDPGTYAANCLMARKLLEKGVKFVQLYHQGWDQHNYCPGGVKSQSKKTDQATAALIKDLKQRGMFEDTLVVWGGEFGRTVYSQGQLTSENYGRDHHPKAFTMWMAGAGVKPGFTYGATDDFSYNVTKDPVHVHDFHATLMHLFGVDHERLTFKHQGRRYRLTDVHGHVVKDLLT; encoded by the coding sequence ATGTGTAATAATCACGAACATAGCAAATTGACCTCTACGAATCCCGATTTTCAAAAAATCGAGAAACAGTTAAATAGACGGCATTTCCTTAAACAAACGTCACTTGGTATTGGAGCCATGGCTTTGGGCAGTTTATTAGGTGCCGAGAAAGCCTTTGCAGGTATTGGTAAAGAAAGTACGGAAGAAGAAATTCTAAAGGTGTATAATAAAAACCGATTAGGATTGCCTCACCATGCACCAAAGGCCAAAAGAATAATCTACCTTTTCCAAAGTGGAGGACCCTCTCAGATGGATTTGTTTGATTACAAACCGAAGCTGAGTGATATGTTCGGTCAAGAATTGCCTCCGTCCGTTATAAGTGGTCAAAGACTTACGGGTATGAGTGGTAGTCAAAGTACGCTGCCTATAGCACCATCTACTTTTAAATTTAATCAATATGGAGAATCTCGTGCTTGGGTAAGTGATGCCATGCCTTATTTATCTGAGGTTGTAGACGATTTGTGTTTTATAAAAAGTATGCAAACGGACCAAATTAACCACACGCCCGCGATTACGTTTATGCAAACGGGCAATCAATTACCCGGAAGACCTGCAATAGGCTCATGGTTAAGTTATGGTTTAGGTTCGGATAATGAAAACTTACCGACCTTTATTGCACTGGTTTCTAAAAATGGTAAAGGACAGCCGTTAAAAGCTAGTCTATGGGGTAATGGATTTTTACCAACAGAGCACCAAGGCGTTCAATTTAGATCAGGAAAAGACCCTGTACTATATTTGAGTGATCCTGAAAATTACGATGGTAATGATAGAAGGGATATGCTAGATTACTTAAAACATTTAAATGAATTACAAACCGATGCCTATGGTGATCCTGAAATTCAATCTAGAATGTCTCAATACGAAATGGCATTCAAAATGCAAACTTCTATACCTGAAGTAACCGATTTGACCAACGAGCCCGAATATATTTTTGATATGTACGGAGAAGATAGTAGAGATCCGGGTACCTATGCCGCCAACTGTTTAATGGCAAGAAAATTACTCGAAAAAGGAGTGAAATTTGTACAGCTCTATCACCAAGGCTGGGATCAGCACAACTACTGCCCCGGAGGTGTAAAAAGTCAATCTAAAAAAACAGATCAAGCAACTGCAGCTTTAATAAAGGATTTAAAGCAAAGAGGTATGTTTGAAGATACGCTTGTGGTTTGGGGAGGAGAATTTGGACGTACCGTTTATTCTCAAGGCCAGTTGACCAGTGAGAATTACGGACGTGATCATCACCCAAAAGCATTTACCATGTGGATGGCAGGAGCAGGAGTGAAGCCTGGTTTTACATACGGAGCAACAGATGATTTTAGTTACAATGTAACCAAGGACCCTGTTCATGTTCATGATTTTCATGCCACCCTTATGCATTTATTTGGCGTTGATCATGAGAGGTTAACTTTTAAACACCAAGGTAGGCGTTATCGTCTTACTGATGTTCATGGGCATGTGGTGAAAGATTTATTGACCTAG
- a CDS encoding DUF1553 domain-containing protein, giving the protein MFKSTNYLVFSLALVLFSCGGPDLPEDVELAYEKLPEKVDFNQHVKPILSDKCFICHGPDKAKIKGGLQLHDPELAYAESTNTPGLFSIDPGNPGNSEVVRRILTDDPEIIMPAPASHLNLSPNEKAMLVKWIEQGAEYKDHWAFLKPEKHDIPKVKQTDLVNNTIDNFVLANLEEKGISPSKRADKELLLRRASIDLTGLPPTLDEMKSFVKDNSENAFEKQIDRLLASSHYGEQMTLDWMDVSRYADTHGYSNDRYRDTSPWRDWVIEAFNKNMPYDEFITWQLAGDLFENATTEQKLATTFNRLHPQNLEGGIIDEEFRSEYVADRTATVSQGMLGLSYACAKCHDHKYDPISQKNYFEMYGFFNNVDETGLIPWDLATPVPAMLLPTKEQEGVLAYLEKIVEESEERLAHTVKAENENFEQWLSSNMFQKIPVKNRPRGLVASLDFDNQNLVNSANGNGKNDIRMRQQFVDNEKAIYKEGASGKGLFMDGDTWLDLDKIGVYKRNEPFSISIKVFIPNDLEEGVIFHKMQGPELHSFRGYHLKIKENKLEALFAHVWPDNSMVVESVKEIPKEKWVQVTLTYDGSSKANGIGIYMDGDKLETKTSFDNLYKDIVFNKMRDPIYKGTVEPGLRIGAIWRGKGIGNAIVDDLLVFDNELSDIEVMQISATDKLKELVAKSKETLSDKEKEQLTKYYMIKKSSNYNEAIATLEKNRKVLVDSVEPMKQIMVMKERKTPRQTYILDRGNYDSPTDSVFPNVPTEIFPMDDGLPKNRLGLAKWITDKDNPLTARVAVNRYWQNLFGRGLVVTSEDFGNQGEMPSHPKLLDWLAIQFIESGWDVKALHKTIMLSSTYQQSSVISDELLKFDKENKWLARGPSTRLSGEMLRDNALYASGLLNETIGGESVRPYQPDGLWKVNGGTYVQDGEEGLYRRSMYTIWKRTVPNPTISTFDAPTRDLCTSRRQKTNTPLQALVILNDPTYIEASRVLGKQITEAKDVRTGIAMTFKKLAGRNITDKELEVLSELQSTEYQKFKQNIEKTKGWLQTGAFKISETDDKASIAANAVVASTIMNADASITKR; this is encoded by the coding sequence ATGTTCAAATCAACAAACTATCTCGTTTTTTCTTTAGCATTAGTGCTGTTTTCATGCGGAGGTCCAGACCTTCCTGAAGATGTTGAACTCGCTTATGAGAAGCTTCCGGAAAAAGTAGATTTTAACCAACATGTCAAACCCATATTGTCAGATAAATGTTTTATTTGCCATGGGCCGGATAAGGCTAAAATTAAAGGTGGGCTGCAGTTACATGATCCTGAGTTAGCGTATGCGGAGTCTACCAATACGCCTGGGCTATTTTCAATAGACCCAGGTAATCCTGGAAATAGTGAGGTTGTAAGACGTATACTGACGGACGACCCGGAAATTATAATGCCGGCACCTGCATCGCATTTAAATTTGTCCCCCAATGAAAAGGCCATGTTAGTAAAATGGATAGAACAAGGGGCGGAATACAAAGATCATTGGGCATTTCTAAAACCGGAGAAGCATGATATTCCAAAAGTGAAACAAACGGATTTAGTAAATAATACTATAGATAATTTTGTTTTGGCCAATTTGGAAGAGAAAGGGATTTCTCCATCTAAAAGAGCGGATAAGGAATTGTTATTAAGACGTGCCTCTATAGACTTAACAGGTTTGCCACCTACTTTGGATGAGATGAAATCCTTTGTAAAAGACAACTCGGAAAATGCTTTTGAGAAGCAAATTGACCGTTTGCTAGCTTCATCTCATTATGGAGAACAAATGACTTTAGATTGGATGGATGTCTCCCGTTATGCAGATACCCACGGTTATAGTAATGATAGGTATAGAGATACTTCGCCGTGGAGAGATTGGGTAATTGAAGCCTTCAATAAAAATATGCCCTATGATGAATTTATTACATGGCAATTGGCGGGTGATTTATTTGAAAATGCAACAACGGAACAAAAGTTAGCAACCACCTTTAATAGATTACACCCTCAAAATTTAGAAGGCGGAATTATAGACGAAGAGTTCAGGTCAGAATATGTTGCGGACAGAACTGCTACAGTAAGTCAAGGTATGCTTGGATTATCTTATGCCTGTGCTAAATGTCATGATCATAAATATGACCCTATTTCTCAAAAGAACTATTTTGAGATGTACGGTTTTTTTAACAATGTAGATGAGACTGGATTAATTCCTTGGGATTTGGCAACACCTGTTCCAGCCATGTTATTGCCAACTAAAGAACAGGAAGGAGTGCTAGCTTATCTTGAAAAGATTGTGGAAGAATCGGAAGAGAGATTAGCGCATACTGTAAAAGCTGAAAACGAAAATTTTGAACAGTGGTTGTCCAGTAATATGTTTCAAAAGATTCCTGTAAAAAATAGACCAAGAGGTTTGGTTGCTTCTTTGGATTTTGACAATCAAAATCTAGTGAATTCCGCAAATGGAAATGGTAAAAATGATATTCGCATGCGTCAGCAATTTGTGGATAATGAGAAAGCTATTTACAAAGAAGGAGCCTCGGGTAAAGGGCTCTTTATGGATGGGGACACTTGGTTGGACTTAGATAAAATTGGTGTCTATAAACGTAACGAACCTTTTAGCATTTCTATAAAGGTGTTTATTCCAAATGACCTGGAAGAGGGGGTTATCTTTCATAAAATGCAAGGTCCTGAATTACATAGCTTTAGAGGGTATCATTTAAAAATAAAAGAGAATAAATTAGAGGCATTGTTTGCTCATGTTTGGCCAGATAATTCAATGGTTGTGGAGTCGGTCAAGGAAATTCCAAAAGAAAAATGGGTACAGGTTACACTTACGTATGATGGCTCTTCCAAGGCTAATGGAATTGGTATCTATATGGATGGCGATAAGTTAGAAACAAAAACTTCTTTTGATAATCTATACAAGGATATTGTTTTTAATAAAATGAGAGATCCTATTTATAAAGGAACCGTAGAGCCAGGTCTTAGAATAGGTGCCATATGGAGAGGAAAGGGAATAGGTAATGCTATTGTTGATGATCTTTTGGTCTTTGACAATGAGTTAAGCGACATTGAAGTAATGCAAATAAGTGCTACGGATAAGCTTAAAGAGTTAGTGGCGAAATCCAAAGAAACGCTTAGTGATAAGGAAAAAGAACAGCTCACTAAATACTATATGATTAAAAAGTCCTCAAACTATAATGAGGCTATAGCGACTTTAGAGAAAAATCGTAAGGTTTTGGTAGATAGTGTGGAGCCAATGAAGCAGATTATGGTTATGAAAGAGCGTAAGACGCCTAGACAGACCTATATTTTGGATAGGGGTAATTATGACTCTCCAACAGATTCTGTATTTCCAAATGTGCCAACAGAAATATTTCCAATGGATGATGGTCTGCCTAAAAATAGGTTAGGACTGGCTAAATGGATAACAGATAAAGATAACCCGTTAACTGCTAGGGTAGCCGTTAATAGATATTGGCAAAATCTCTTCGGAAGAGGGCTGGTAGTGACTTCGGAAGATTTTGGAAACCAAGGCGAGATGCCTAGTCATCCTAAGTTACTGGACTGGTTGGCAATTCAATTTATAGAATCAGGATGGGATGTGAAGGCGTTACATAAGACTATAATGTTGTCCAGTACCTATCAGCAAAGTTCAGTCATTAGTGATGAACTTCTGAAATTTGACAAAGAAAACAAATGGTTGGCTAGAGGGCCCTCAACACGTTTGTCTGGAGAAATGTTAAGAGATAATGCACTATACGCTTCAGGATTATTAAACGAAACCATAGGAGGGGAAAGTGTTAGACCATACCAACCAGATGGTTTATGGAAAGTGAATGGAGGCACCTATGTTCAAGATGGAGAAGAAGGTCTTTACAGAAGAAGTATGTATACCATTTGGAAACGTACCGTTCCCAATCCTACAATTTCAACTTTTGATGCGCCTACTAGAGATTTATGCACCAGTAGAAGACAAAAAACAAATACACCGTTACAGGCGCTAGTCATATTGAACGACCCAACTTATATAGAAGCTTCCAGGGTTTTGGGAAAACAAATAACCGAGGCTAAAGATGTACGCACAGGTATAGCTATGACCTTTAAGAAACTGGCGGGCAGAAATATAACGGATAAAGAGCTAGAGGTACTTTCAGAATTACAAAGCACTGAATATCAGAAATTCAAACAAAATATTGAAAAAACCAAAGGTTGGTTGCAAACCGGAGCTTTCAAAATTTCCGAGACAGATGATAAAGCATCAATAGCTGCCAATGCGGTAGTTGCAAGCACCATCATGAATGCCGATGCCAGTATCACCAAAAGATAA